TCCTCTCCTTCACCTCCATCGGCGGCCTCCGTCTGGCCCTGGTCGAGGCCATCGACGGGCACCTCTCGGCCTACCCCCGCTGCCGCAAGCGGTTCGCGGAACCGGGCGGCGAGTTCCACTTCATCAAATCGGTCAGCGTCATCATCCCCACCTCCCACCGGGCCGAATCCCTGGAATCCTTTACCCGCTGTCTGGGGGAGGTGTCGACCTCCAGTATTTATTTTCACATGTTCGAAGCGCGCCTGCGCCTGGAGAGAAAAACCAACGATTTCTCCTGGTGGCTGGAAAGCGCGCTTCTGTTCAAACCGCTCGGGGAAAAAATCGCGCGCCTCGACCCTTACGCCTTCACCCTCCCGGGCCTGCGGGCAAAGATACTGGAAATTCTCTCAGGAGCCGAAGGAGGGGGATCGTGAGCGCGCTCGACAAATACCGGCCCATCGTCGGCGACGGCGCCGTCGAAGAACTCTACCTCCTGGGAGAGCGCCTTCGGGGGCGGACGGTACAGCACATCAACTCCACCCGGGTCGGAGGCGGGGTGGCCGAGATCCTCACCAACCTGGTCCCCCTCTTCCGGGAAGTCGGCGTCGACGCCTGCTGGGACGTGATCTCGGGCACGAACGAATTCTTCGAAGTCACCAAAAAATTCCACAACGCCCTCCATGGACAACGGGAAGACATCACCAAAGAGATGCTCCTCCTCTTCCGGGAAAACGGGCGCCGCAACCTGGAAACCATGCCCCTGCGGGGAGACATCACCGTCGTTCACGACCCGCAACCGGTGATGATGATCAGGAACAAGCAGCAAACCGCCGGACCCTGGATCTGGCGCTGTCATATCGACATCGCCCGGGCCGACCCCCGGGTATTCTCTTTCCTGCGCCAGTTCATCTCGGAATACGACGGCCTGATCTTTTCCAGCCCCCTCTTCTCCAAACGCTTCTCCCAGCGCCAGTTTCTTATCTCCCCCTCGATCGACCCCCTCAGCGATAAAAACCGGGACCTCGAGGAGATCGAGATCGGGGCGGTCCTCGACCGCTACGGGATCGACCGGAAACGCCCGATCGTCCTCCAGGTGTCCCGTTACGACTACCTCAAGGACCCGGTCGGGGTCATCGAAGCCTTCCGGCTGGTGCGCAAATACAACGACTGCCAGCTGGTGCTGGCCGGCAACCGGGCGGCGGACGACCCGGAATCGGACCGGGTCCTGGCCGAGGTCAGGGAGAAAGCGGGGAAGGACCCCGATATCCATATCCTTCTCGTCCCGCCGGAGAACAACGATATCGACATCAACGCTCTCCAGCGGTCGGCGACGGTCGTGGTCCAAAAATCGATCCGGGAGGGATTCGGGCTGGTGGTGAGCGAAGCTCTCTGGAAAGGGCGGCCGATGGTGGCTTCGGCCGTCGGGGGGATACCTTTGCAGGTCGAACACGGACGGACCGGGCTCCTCTGCCGGAGCGTGGAAGGCGCCGCGCTCCAGATCAAGCAGCTCCTCAACAATCCCGATTACGCCCGGAAGCTGGGAGAAAACGGCCGGGAACACGTGCGGCAACATTTTCTGCTCACCCGCCACCTGCGCGACTACCTGCTCCTCCTCCTCGCCCTCCCCCACGGAGAAGACATCATCAACCTCTGAGCGAACCTCCCGAGGGACCGCGGGCTTCCCCCTCGTTCCTCAAAAACTGCCGGGGGTACCCGGCGCGGTCAATCGTAACCCAGTTCCTCCAGGCGCTCCTCGCCGATCCCGAAGTAATGGGCGATTTCGTGTACGATCGTAAGCTCGATCTGCTCCTCGACCTCTTCGGG
This genomic window from bacterium contains:
- a CDS encoding DUF5752 family protein, which encodes MNTAAATAQPFVFYSRFNLQELTGLKASTLESLLDLISTVPGSSIYHHTHRFVEKHDYLLPGPPNDFAMWIGDVLGDRILQEKLAGIDLLSFTSIGGLRLALVEAIDGHLSAYPRCRKRFAEPGGEFHFIKSVSVIIPTSHRAESLESFTRCLGEVSTSSIYFHMFEARLRLERKTNDFSWWLESALLFKPLGEKIARLDPYAFTLPGLRAKILEILSGAEGGGS
- a CDS encoding glycosyltransferase; translated protein: MSALDKYRPIVGDGAVEELYLLGERLRGRTVQHINSTRVGGGVAEILTNLVPLFREVGVDACWDVISGTNEFFEVTKKFHNALHGQREDITKEMLLLFRENGRRNLETMPLRGDITVVHDPQPVMMIRNKQQTAGPWIWRCHIDIARADPRVFSFLRQFISEYDGLIFSSPLFSKRFSQRQFLISPSIDPLSDKNRDLEEIEIGAVLDRYGIDRKRPIVLQVSRYDYLKDPVGVIEAFRLVRKYNDCQLVLAGNRAADDPESDRVLAEVREKAGKDPDIHILLVPPENNDIDINALQRSATVVVQKSIREGFGLVVSEALWKGRPMVASAVGGIPLQVEHGRTGLLCRSVEGAALQIKQLLNNPDYARKLGENGREHVRQHFLLTRHLRDYLLLLLALPHGEDIINL